A genome region from Meriones unguiculatus strain TT.TT164.6M chromosome 19, Bangor_MerUng_6.1, whole genome shotgun sequence includes the following:
- the Hus1b gene encoding checkpoint protein HUS1B: MRFRARITSKRFLELFIQVTATVARLTKVCVLRVSPDRLCFCPTGLLGEAQLWGEVRRRVFHHFCMEGVSEKFNEIYLELVSEHLARAVKNAGSASSLKLQLTNKRRPCLTVVVELASCPGHTRAMVHDLPVRVLPRRWWKECTEPPVWSSDVSVYLPALKTLKNMVERMANVGSRVLVEANLSGKLNLSVENDVVTIKSHFKNLGNPPKAVLSMSQGKNPENMVQVQVANRKLLQFFDGQLINPTMALCNILSNTLLHLVLVHDDISLQYFIPAS, encoded by the coding sequence ATGAGGTTTCGGGCTAGGATCACCAGCAAGCGTTTCCTGGAGCTCTTCATCCAGGTCACCGCCACTGTAGCAAGGCTGACAAAGGTCTGTGTGCTCCGCGTGTCCCCTGATAGGCTGTGCTTCTGCCCCACGGGCCTGCTGGGGGAGGCCCAGCTGTGGGGTGAGGTGAGGCGGAGAGTCTTCCACCACTTCTGCATGGAGGGTGTTTCGGAGAAGTTCAATGAGATCTATCTGGAGCTGGTGTCTGAGCATCTGGCCAGAGCTGTGAAGAATGCGGGCAGCGCTTCATCCCTGAAGCTTCAGCTCACCAACAAGCGGCGCCCCTGCCTCACTGTGGTAGTGGAGCTGGCATCGTGCCCCGGCCACACCCGTGCGATGGTCCACGATCTGCCTGTGAGAGTGCTTCCCAGGAGGTGGTGGAAAGAGTGCACAGAGCCCCCGGTCTGGTCCTCCGATGTGAGCGTTTATCTGCCGGCTTTGAAGACACTGAAGAACATGGTGGAAAGGATGGCAAATGTGGGCAGTCGTGTGCTGGTGGAAGCAAATCTAAGTGGCAAACTGAACTTGAGTGTGGAAAATGATGTAGTGACTATTAAAAGCCATTTTAAAAATCTTGGAAATCCTCCAAAGGCCGTTCTGAGTATGTCTCAAGGCAAAAACCCGGAGAACATGGTGCAAGTGCAGGTGGCTAATCGGAAGCTTCTACAGTTCTTCGACGGGCAGCTGATAAACCCCACAATGGCCTTGTGTAATATTTTGAGCAATACTCTGCTTCATCTTGTTTTGGTTCATGACGATATTTCTCTTCAGTATTTTATTCCTGCTTCATAA